From the Actinomycetota bacterium genome, the window CCGAGCGCACTCTTGAAGCTCGCGATCTTGCCGCCCTCGATCGTCTTGTCGTCGCCGGCGGCGCCCTCGAGCACGATCTGCTTCACGCGGCCCGACACGCCCCGCTGCGTCACGCGCACTTCGACGATCGAGGCCGGCACCTGGTCGGGCGTGAAGTACTTGTAACCTCCGGTCGAGTTCTGCTCGAGCAGCTCGGAGCGCAGCCCGCTCGCGGTGAACGCGAGGTCGTCCTCCGGCCAGACGTGGTAGGGGGACCCCGAGACGCTCTCGTACTCGTCGGCGACGCCCGTGTAGTACGGCCGCGGCGTCGCGCCCGGCCAGACGTTCTCGATGTTCTCGGTGTGACCGCCCGACGTCGAGGTGAAGAACGTCTGCACGACGGTGGTGCCGTACGTGACGACCTTGTTCGCGGTCGCGGCCACCGGGGCGTCGTACAGGTAGTCGGAGCTGTGGCGCGTCATCGTGCCGCCCGACGCCCTGCCCCAGCCGTTGTAGACCTGCGAGCGCGTCGTGCAGTAGACGTCGTAGTCGCCGGTGGACCGCAGGCTCACGTACGCATACGAGCGCGCGGCGACCGCCTGCACCTTGAGCGCCTCGGCGTGCCAGGACGCCGGCATCTCACGCGGCCCGACGCAGGTGACGTAGGTCTCCATCGGCACGTGGTTGTACGCGTACAGGTTCGAGCCCGACACAACCAGCCACATCTCGCCCTTGTAGCACACGCTCGTCCAGTCGAGCGGCCCGCTCGCGTCGAGCACCTCGGGCTGCCCGCCGCCACGCTCCCAGACGGCGGCGGGAGCGAGCACGCTTGTGACCACGCGCGAGGCCTGGTCCTTGACGATGACGACTCCGCCCGGCCCGGCGGTGAACGTGTAGACGGTATCCGTCCCCATCTCGAGTTCGCGCCCGTACCGGTTCTTGACCTTGAGCAGCGAGCTGTTCGCCCGCATGCGCCAAGACGGCTGGGCGATGTTGTCCTTCTGGATGGCCACGCGCACCTTCTTGCCCGGCACGGTGCCCAGCGTGGTCCCCTGGTAGTAGCGCTTGAGGATGCGGTCGTAGGTCCAGCCGTGCTCGGCGTAGCCCTTCGAGCCGTATTGGCTCATTCCGATGCCGTGTCCCCAGCCGCGGCCGGTGAAGGTGAACGTGGGCTCGGCGGCGTGCGCGAGCGCGGGGAACGCGAGCAGGAGCGCGAAGACGGTCAGCGCGAGGGCCGGCGTCCTGCTGCGTCGCATGCTGTGTCTGGGCCAGGCCACGATGTGACACCCGCTTTCAGGAACGCGCGCGGGGAGCGCGTCCCGAGCACTCATGATTCTACCGCCGTGCCGAGAGGACGGGCAAACCGCCCGGGCCTCCCGACACCGCCCGTCGCGCTACTCGTCCTCGCTCCCAGCGGTGCTCGCCCGCCAGTCGCGCCCGACCACGACGAGCACGTCGGTCTTGAACGAGTACATGCCGCGCGACTCGACCGTGTCGCCGACGCCGAGCTGCGTGCGCACCAGGTCGGCCTTGCGCTTGTCGGTGTTGTAGACGACGAGCGTCTTGTCGTAGACGAACTGCCCGGCGTTGCCGACCTCCTGGATGCGGAAGCCCTTCTTCTCGAGTTCGTTGGCGGCATCGGTGGCGATGCCCGCCACGCCGACGCCGTTGCGCACGGTGACCGTCACCATCGTCGGGGTCACCGTCGTCTGCCCGGAGCCGGCCACCGCCGTCGCCGAGCCCGTGACCGACTCGCCCGCGTCGATCTTCGCGATCATCTCCTTGACGCCCTCCTCGTCGAGGATGATGTACGACACGCCGCTCATCATCTTGGGCGCGCCCGGCAGGGTCACCGTCTCCAGCGACTCCTCCTTCATCTTCATGAGGTCCGACGCCAACCCGAACATGTCGGTGACCGTCAGGTCGGTCTCGGCGTTGCGCGCGACCGCGTCGAGGATGCCCTTGACGCGGAAGACGTTGCCGAGCGAGAGCACCTGCTTGGCGAGCGCGCGCAGGAAGACCTGCTGGTTGCGGATGCGCGCGATGTCGCCTTCCGGGAAGTTGCGCGAGCGCACGAACGTGAGCGCGTGCGCTCCGTCGAGCTTCTGCATCCCCGGGTCGACGATGTAGGAGCGGCGATCGTAGTTGGCGGCCTTCTTGTCCTCGATCCGCTCGGGGACGTCGACCCACACACCGCCCATCGCGTCGACGATCTCCTTGAAGCCGTTGAAGTCGATTGCGAGGTAGTGAGTGATGTCGGCGCCGGTGGTGTCCTCGAGCGTCTCGATCATCAGTTCGGGCCCGCCGAAGAACAGCGCCGCGTTGATCTTGTTGTGGCCGTGGCCGCGGATGCGCGCGCGCGAGTCGCGCGGGATGGACACGACGGTCGCCGTTCTCCTGTT encodes:
- a CDS encoding SpoIID/LytB domain-containing protein produces the protein MRRSRTPALALTVFALLLAFPALAHAAEPTFTFTGRGWGHGIGMSQYGSKGYAEHGWTYDRILKRYYQGTTLGTVPGKKVRVAIQKDNIAQPSWRMRANSSLLKVKNRYGRELEMGTDTVYTFTAGPGGVVIVKDQASRVVTSVLAPAAVWERGGGQPEVLDASGPLDWTSVCYKGEMWLVVSGSNLYAYNHVPMETYVTCVGPREMPASWHAEALKVQAVAARSYAYVSLRSTGDYDVYCTTRSQVYNGWGRASGGTMTRHSSDYLYDAPVAATANKVVTYGTTVVQTFFTSTSGGHTENIENVWPGATPRPYYTGVADEYESVSGSPYHVWPEDDLAFTASGLRSELLEQNSTGGYKYFTPDQVPASIVEVRVTQRGVSGRVKQIVLEGAAGDDKTIEGGKIASFKSALG
- a CDS encoding LytR family transcriptional regulator; protein product: MSWSSARNPRESAAFGGRCRTWSTAWQRSRSRESRERVARRPAGKHSMRRASEVDRVEPASTTAETPRETSRRRSAESFRDGQRRRAKRNKTLLGCLGAFVLVCAPAALAVAGYLGGWQNKLTKNYRNNDALMVALKPKDSSVVRTVTEPFWMVVVGVDARPGETASRSDTILMVHVDPNRRTATVVSIPRDSRARIRGHGHNKINAALFFGGPELMIETLEDTTGADITHYLAIDFNGFKEIVDAMGGVWVDVPERIEDKKAANYDRRSYIVDPGMQKLDGAHALTFVRSRNFPEGDIARIRNQQVFLRALAKQVLSLGNVFRVKGILDAVARNAETDLTVTDMFGLASDLMKMKEESLETVTLPGAPKMMSGVSYIILDEEGVKEMIAKIDAGESVTGSATAVAGSGQTTVTPTMVTVTVRNGVGVAGIATDAANELEKKGFRIQEVGNAGQFVYDKTLVVYNTDKRKADLVRTQLGVGDTVESRGMYSFKTDVLVVVGRDWRASTAGSEDE